The Methylomonas rhizoryzae genome includes the window ACTGTTCGCGTTTTTTGTCGTGATGTATTCGATATCCTCTGTTAACAAAGGGAAGTACGAGACGTTTTCCGAGTCGTTGGATCAAGCCTTATTTCACAGTGAAAAAATCGTCAAGGAAGCCGAGCCGATAGAAATCGGGGTTATTCCCACCCGTGTACAGCCTATCGAGTTGCCGGATTTAATGACGGTTACGGAACAAGAGCATCAACTTAGCGAAGAAATAAAGCAGGAAAAGCAAAGGTTGGATGAAGTATCCGACGAGTTTCAGCGTGCATTGCAGCCTTTTGTCGAAAGCCAATTAGTCGGCATAAACAAGCACGAATTTTGGGTTGAGTTGGAAATGAACAGCGAGTTGCTTTTTGCTAGCGGTAAAGCGGAGTTATCCGGCAAAGCTCTGCCCGTTTTGCAAAAAGTGGCTGAGGTTGTATTGGCGGTCCCCAATGTCATCAATGTAGAGGGCTATACCGACGATGTGCCTATATCGACAGGTTTGTACCCTTCGAATTGGGATTTATCCTCAGCCCGTGCTACTACGGTTGTGAAGGAGTTAGTCAAAAACGGTGTCCCGCCTGCTCGTTTATCAGCCGTTGGGTATGGAGAATTTCATCCTATTGCCGATAACAGTGTCGAAGAGGGGCGGTTCAAGAATCGGCGTGTTGTTTTGGTGTTGATGTCACAGGCTTTTGCGCGTTACGGAATGACAGACGAACAAAGAGCCAAGGCGCTGAACTTAAAATCGGAAACCGATCACTCTGAATCTGCCGGTAACGTGCGGTAAAAAGTGGCGTCATTATGAAAATTTGGTCAGTTTCCAATCAGAAAGGCGGGGTAGGAAAAACCACTACAGTGGTTACTTTAGGTGGTTTGTTGTCCGGATGGGGCTTTCGGACCCTATTGGTTGATTTAGACCCGCACGGCTCTCTGACCAGTTATTTCAAAATGAATCCCGATGAAGTCGAACAAGGCGTTTACAACTTATTTCGCGACGCGAGCGAAAAAAAGAAAAACGTTAATCCCGAAGTCTATTTGGCGTCTACCGAATTCGACGGATTGTCGGTTTTACCCGCATCGACCGCAATTGCTACTCTGGACAGGCAAGTCGCTCAAATGGGTGGAATGGGATTAGTGGTTGCAACGGCTCTCGGCAAGCTCAAAGACCGTTACGATTATGCGATCATTGATAGCCCCCCCATGCTCGGTGTGCTAATGATCAACGCGCTCGCCGCCTGCGATCATTTAATCATTCCGGTATTAGCCGAATTTTTGGCCTTGAAAGGGCTGGATAGAATGGTCCATACCATCAATATGGTTTTTCATTCTCGAAAAACGCCGCCTAAATT containing:
- the motD gene encoding flagellar motor protein MotD; this translates as MARRRRKMIEEAEHHERWMVSYADFITLLFAFFVVMYSISSVNKGKYETFSESLDQALFHSEKIVKEAEPIEIGVIPTRVQPIELPDLMTVTEQEHQLSEEIKQEKQRLDEVSDEFQRALQPFVESQLVGINKHEFWVELEMNSELLFASGKAELSGKALPVLQKVAEVVLAVPNVINVEGYTDDVPISTGLYPSNWDLSSARATTVVKELVKNGVPPARLSAVGYGEFHPIADNSVEEGRFKNRRVVLVLMSQAFARYGMTDEQRAKALNLKSETDHSESAGNVR
- a CDS encoding ParA family protein codes for the protein MKIWSVSNQKGGVGKTTTVVTLGGLLSGWGFRTLLVDLDPHGSLTSYFKMNPDEVEQGVYNLFRDASEKKKNVNPEVYLASTEFDGLSVLPASTAIATLDRQVAQMGGMGLVVATALGKLKDRYDYAIIDSPPMLGVLMINALAACDHLIIPVLAEFLALKGLDRMVHTINMVFHSRKTPPKFTIVPTMYDKRTRAARDSLIGLHQQYPDNVWSSVIPVDTKVREASRVGVPLSLFDKSAKAVEAYSELLEQLLLEKGEDKLVANRL